The genomic stretch AAAACTGCCCACCATCCAGGCACTGAAGCCCCGCAATTTGGGCAGGCGTACCAGTCCGTGACCGAACATACTGATTCCGATACCAATACGAAGCAAAAAGAAGGAAACAGGGTTCATACAATACGATTTAAGGATAAAAATATTTACGACGTCATTAAACCGATTTTCTTTTTGTCGCTCTATACTTCTGTAACCGGTTTAACAGAACATCAACACTTTTCTAAAACTACAAAAATCAGAATTATGACAATCATGACCACCGGCAGGCTTCGCCAATACAGTCTGGTAATAGCGGCAACAATGCTGATGACGTTAACGGCCTGCGAAAAAGAAAACGAATCCAGCGATAATAGTGTTACGGAAGAAGAAGCGGTAGAAGTAATGGCACAGGGCGTTTCCGGCGAAAGCGGCGGCCTCTCCACCCAGGTGGAAAGCACTGCAGCAGTAGCAGCCGCAACACCTGCCACCTGTGGCTATAGCAGCAGTGATACCGCTTTCGGCGCCCTCAACGTAGTGCGTGGCAATATCACCTACTCCTATGAAGGAAGCATGAACAGGCAGCTGGTCTGTGATGGCGGCCTGCCCCAATCCTTTTCATTCAACTATACCGGGGAGAACAGTTATACCGGGCCACGCATGTCTTCGGCCGACAATACCAGCGCCGGTTTTGTGATCACCGGCCTCTCCCCGCTGACAGCGCAGTATGTTTTCAATGCCAGCTATGTTCGTAACGGGACACAGCAATCGAAAGTCCGGCTGCAACGCTCCATTGAGAGCAAGCTGACCATCACGTCCAGCAATATCACCGTGGACAAGATCACCAAAAAGATTGTTTCAGGAACGGTATCCGTAGTATTCAACGGATCTGTTGTGGGCAAGGCAGGATCTGGCAACGCCAGCTATGAAGGCAGTTTCACTTTCCAGGGCAACCGCACCGGCACCCTGGTACTGAAGAACGGCGCCAGCTATACAATACAGTGGTAATAGGAGCTATAGAATGCAAAGGGCTCCGGGCAATTGTCCGGAGCTTTTGCTTTTATACTTTCAGTACCTGGTGAATATCCACACAAAGCTCAGCCAGGGCATTCCTTTCCAGGCTATCTACCACTATTTCCAGTACGTTCCGCACCAGTTTGAAATTGTAAGGCTTGGTAATAAGGCAGAGCGCTCCCAGGTCCCGCGCAGTTTCTTTATCCTGTGTACTGGAGGAAGTAGAATACATCACTACCGGCAGGTTTTTCAGGGACTCGCTTGCTTTCAGTTTTTTTAATAACTGCCAACCATTCATTCCCGGCATATTGATGTCCAGGAAGATCATATCTGGTTGGGCAATGCGCTTGCTTTCCAGCAGGAGCAGGGCAGATTCGCCATCTTCTGCAAAATGGCATACAATAGACGGGTCAATGGCCATCAGGGCTTCGGCAAACAACTCCCGGTCGTCGCTATCATCGTCTGTCAGCAAAAAACTTCTTGTCATAGATCACAGGCTTTAAAACTTTTGTTCTGGCTGTTGAAAGGGAAGAAGAATAGAGAAAAGAGCTCCGTTGTTCTTTTGAGCAACGGCGGAGATGCTACCATGGTGACGTTGTACTATCTTTTTACAAAGCGCTAACCCGAGACCGGTACCCTCGTACTTGTCCCTGGAATGCAGCCTTGTAAAGCTATCGAATATCTTATCTGCATAGTGCTGATCAAACCCTATGCCATTATCCTGGATATCGATCTTCCACTGGTTCCCACCAGCCTGTTCCACTATACCCGCACGGATCTGTATCCCGGGCGGAACGCCGGGTTGCGCAAATTTCAGGCTATTGTTGACCAGGTTATAAAAAAGTTGATACAGCAGGATCGGCACCCCCTGTACGGCAGGTAAAGGCTCCCGGATAATCCGTGCCCCCCGCTGCTGGATCAGGACCTCCAGGTCGGCCTCAATACTATCCAGCACTTCATTTAAATTCACCGTTTCAAAAGCATGTTCGGGCTCATTCAACAGGGCGTATTGCAGCACCCCCTCAATCATAGCTACCATCCTGCCCGCTGCCGCTTCTACTTTTTCCATATATAGCTGCCCCCGCTCCGGTAGGAGGTGGGCGTATTCATCCTGCAAACGGCTGATAAAGGTCCTGACCTTACGCACCGGCTCTTTCAGGTCGTGACTGGCCACATGCGCAAACTGCTGCAGGTCCTCATTGGAGCGTTGCAGCTCTATTGTGCGCTGCTGCACCTGCGCTTCCAGGTTCTTTTCATTCTCCTCAATTTTTTTCCGGCTCTGGACCGTTTCGGTTACCTCTATAGCAAAATTGAGTACCCCCTGGATCTTTCCCCGCAGATCGTACCAGGGCTGGAAGATCAGGTTGAAGTACCGGTCCACCAGCTGGCCCTGCTCATCAGGCAACTGCAGTTGTCTCTCAAACTGGCGGATGGTTTCTCCCTGCCAGTATACCCGGCTCAATTGCTCCTCGATCCCCTGGCCCGACAATTCCGGTAAAGCATCCAGCAGGGTGAGACCGGTAAAGTCCCGGTCGCCGAACAGCTCTTTATTTTTTGGATGATATAATTCGTACCGGAACTCCGGTCCTTTGAATACATTGATGATGGCCGGCGCCTGCAGGAACAGCAGGTAAAGTTGCTGCTCCATTTCCCGCCGCACCTGGTTGATGCGGATCATATTGCCTACCCGCACCAGCAACTCCCGGGCCGAAAAAGGTTTGATCATATAATCGTCCGCACCGGCATCCAGCCCTTCTACTTTGGCTTCCTCCCCTGCCCTGGCCGATAAAAAGATCACCGGCAGGTTGCGCAGGTCAGTATGGGCCCGTACTTTTTTCAGCAGGCCAAAACCATCCAGCCCCGGCATCATGACGTCCGTCAGCAGGAGATCAGGTTTTACTTGCAGCAGCAGCTGAAATGCTTCTTCCCCATCCCTGGCCGTGACCACACGGAACTGGTCCGAGAGCAGCCGGCAGATATAGTCCCGCATATCCGCATTATCATCCGCCAGCAGTACGGTCTTCTTTTCGTCTATACTATCGGGTGATATGTATTCTATTATCGGAGAAGGCTCCGTCTGTCCTGCCGTCGGCAGCCAGGTCATCGCTTCCTGCACAAAGGCATTGGTCAGCAAGCCAACTGCTGTGGCCGGCTCCACCGCTATCTTGTCCGCCGGCAAATGATCCCTGCCCGTTGGCAGGATCACGGTAAAGATGGAACCTTTACCCGGCTCGCTGGTCACCTGCATCACCCCATATTGCAGGTTCACCAGCTCCTTCACCATGGCCAGCCCGATACCGGTACCTTCCTGGCTTCGTCCATGCACATTCTCTATCCGGTGAAAACGTTCAAATATTTTGTCCAGCTGTGCTGCGTCGATCCCGATACCGGTATCTTCTACAGCCACCACTATGGTATTGTCCTGTTGTTGAATGGTGACGCGAATAAGGCCCTCCCGGGTATATTTGAAGGCATTGGAGACCAGGTTAAGGATGATCTTCTCCCACATATCCGTATCCACATACACCTCAGCCGTTACGGGTCCCAGCTCCAGCTGCAGTTGCATGCCGGCCTTCTCAATGGCCGAGCGGAAACTACTGGCCAGATCACGGGTCAGCGCACCAATATCCACTTTAGTGAACAGTCCTTCCACCCGACCGGCTTCAATGCGGGAAAATTCCAGCAGGGTATTCACCAGCTTCTGCATACGCAGGGTATTGCGCCAGGCAAATTCAAGTCGCACTTTGTTCTCAGGAATAGTGCGCGGGTCCGACAGCGCCTCTTCAATGGGTCCCAGCAACAGGGTAAGCGGTGTGCGGAACTCATGGCTGATATTAGAAAAGAAGATGGTCTTGGCCCTGTCTATCTCCGCCAGCGCTGCCGCTCTTTTCCGATCTTCTTCCAGCACATGCACTTCAGCAAAGCTGGTAGCTACCTGGTCGGCCACCAGTGAAAAAAAGCTGCTGTATTTTTCATCCGGCAGCCTGTACGGATTAAAGCCCGCTACCAGGAATCCATAAGGTGTATCTGAAGCCGCCTGAAGGATAGGCAGCAGCATCGCCTTGTCCGAAGCAATGGGCCAGGCGCCGAGGGGCATCTCCCCAAATATTTCTTTCACGTGGTCCATCAACAGGCATTGCCCCGTTGCTGCAGCCTGCCGCAGCAGGGTGGACAGCCGGCCTTCTTGCTGCAAGGTTATAACGGCAGGGACCTTATGGTTCGTCCCCAGATCCGTTGAACCACTGAGCCGGGCATCCTGCCCCTGGACAGTATAAAAAAGGGCATAGGTAAAATCGTGTGCATTATCAGCCAGGCCCGCCAGCGTAGCCCGGACCAGTTCCTCCTGGTTCCTGACATCCCGCAGCTCTTTGCCCAGTAAGGTCAGTGTCCTGAGCTGCCGCTCGCTGATGATACGGTCGGTATCATCCGTATTGGCGCAGAGCATGCCGGCCGTGCCGCCTTC from Candidatus Pseudobacter hemicellulosilyticus encodes the following:
- a CDS encoding response regulator; the protein is MTRSFLLTDDDSDDRELFAEALMAIDPSIVCHFAEDGESALLLLESKRIAQPDMIFLDINMPGMNGWQLLKKLKASESLKNLPVVMYSTSSSTQDKETARDLGALCLITKPYNFKLVRNVLEIVVDSLERNALAELCVDIHQVLKV
- a CDS encoding ATP-binding protein — protein: MTNPAIKPPAAAPEFLSRGGELGQLIMDYDWSATPLGPVHTWPQSLRTCMRIMLTSRQPMWIGWGQELIKLYNDPYKAIAGGKHPWALGMPASVVWKDVWRDIEPMLRQVMEKDEGTYVESQLLIMERNGYPEETYYTFSYTPIPGDEGGTAGMLCANTDDTDRIISERQLRTLTLLGKELRDVRNQEELVRATLAGLADNAHDFTYALFYTVQGQDARLSGSTDLGTNHKVPAVITLQQEGRLSTLLRQAAATGQCLLMDHVKEIFGEMPLGAWPIASDKAMLLPILQAASDTPYGFLVAGFNPYRLPDEKYSSFFSLVADQVATSFAEVHVLEEDRKRAAALAEIDRAKTIFFSNISHEFRTPLTLLLGPIEEALSDPRTIPENKVRLEFAWRNTLRMQKLVNTLLEFSRIEAGRVEGLFTKVDIGALTRDLASSFRSAIEKAGMQLQLELGPVTAEVYVDTDMWEKIILNLVSNAFKYTREGLIRVTIQQQDNTIVVAVEDTGIGIDAAQLDKIFERFHRIENVHGRSQEGTGIGLAMVKELVNLQYGVMQVTSEPGKGSIFTVILPTGRDHLPADKIAVEPATAVGLLTNAFVQEAMTWLPTAGQTEPSPIIEYISPDSIDEKKTVLLADDNADMRDYICRLLSDQFRVVTARDGEEAFQLLLQVKPDLLLTDVMMPGLDGFGLLKKVRAHTDLRNLPVIFLSARAGEEAKVEGLDAGADDYMIKPFSARELLVRVGNMIRINQVRREMEQQLYLLFLQAPAIINVFKGPEFRYELYHPKNKELFGDRDFTGLTLLDALPELSGQGIEEQLSRVYWQGETIRQFERQLQLPDEQGQLVDRYFNLIFQPWYDLRGKIQGVLNFAIEVTETVQSRKKIEENEKNLEAQVQQRTIELQRSNEDLQQFAHVASHDLKEPVRKVRTFISRLQDEYAHLLPERGQLYMEKVEAAAGRMVAMIEGVLQYALLNEPEHAFETVNLNEVLDSIEADLEVLIQQRGARIIREPLPAVQGVPILLYQLFYNLVNNSLKFAQPGVPPGIQIRAGIVEQAGGNQWKIDIQDNGIGFDQHYADKIFDSFTRLHSRDKYEGTGLGLALCKKIVQRHHGSISAVAQKNNGALFSILLPFQQPEQKF